From Leishmania mexicana MHOM/GT/2001/U1103 complete genome, chromosome 21, a single genomic window includes:
- a CDS encoding putative methionine aminopeptidase 2, with product MPPKVSAKSKQQPKQQGGNKKGKGSNDDSDDFDAILAAAVNASKEDAAKNHGNSHQGKRNSNGNGAAPASRSLAAEEPVVPSSADHPENPYPKTADGYPRQTWPEPTVPVSKQFAAGQFPAGEIVDHPGEMNNFRRSSEEKRALARASEQQVQEMREAAEVHRQVRTWAQSWIKPGLSLMLMTDRIEKKLNELIGKDGILRGQAFPTGCSLNNVAAHYTPNTADEKVVLTYDDVMKVDFGTHINGRIIDCAWTVAFNPMFDPLLQAVKEATYEGIKQAGIDVRLGDIGAAIEEVMESHEVEINGKVHQVKSIRNLSGHNIAPYIIHSGKSVPIVKGGEQTKMEEGEVFAIETFGSTGRGFVNEDLECSHYMMRPGAEVMQLRSEKAQQLLKHIHKSYSTLAFCRKWLDRDGFDRHLMNLNRLVDEGAVNKYPPLVDVKGSYTAQYEHTIYLGPTAKEILSKGSDY from the coding sequence ATGCCACCAAAGGTTTCTGCGAAAAGCAAGCAGCAGCCCAAGCAGCAGGGCGGCAACAAGAAGGGCAAGGGCAGCAACGATGACAGCGACGACTTTGACGCGATAttggcggcagcagtgaacGCGTCCAAGGAGGACGCGGCCAAAAACCATGGGAATAGCCATCAGGGTAAGCGCAACAGCAACGGGAATGGTGCTGCACCGGCCAGTAGGAGCCTCGCTGCGGAGGAGCCAGTTGTGCCGAGCTCGGCCGATCACCCGGAGAACCCCTACCCGAAGACGGCGGATGGCTACCCGCGGCAGACGTGGCCAGAGCCGACGGTACCAGTGTCGAAGCAGTTTGCTGCTGGCCAGTTCCCGGCCGGGGAGATCGTCGACCACCCTGGTGAGATGAACAACTTCCGACGCAGCAGTGAGGAAAAGCGGGCGTTGGCCCGCGCGAgtgagcagcaggtgcaggagatgcgcgaggcggccgaggtgcACCGCCAGGTCCGCACCTGGGCACAGAGCTGGATCAAGCCAGGCCTATCACTGATGCTCATGACGGATCGCATCGAGAAGAAGCTGAATGAGCTGATTGGCAAGGACGGCATCCTTCGGGGACAGGCCTTCCCGACAGGATGCTCGCTGAACAATGTCGCAGCGCACTACACACCCAATACCGCTGACGAAAAAGTGGTTTTGACGTATGATGACGTCATGAAGGTCGACTTCGGCACCCACATCAATGGCCGCATCATCGACTGCGCCTGGACGGTCGCCTTCAATCCTATGTTcgacccgctgctgcaggccgTGAAGGAGGCGACGTACGAGGGCATCAAGCAGGCGGGCATTGACGTCCGTCTCGGCGAcatcggcgccgccatcgaggaggtgatggagTCGCATGAGGTGGAGATCAACGGTAAGGTGCACCAGGTGAAGAGCATCCGAAACTTGTCCGGCCACAACATCGCCCCCTACATCATCCATAGCGGCAAGAGTGTGCCCATCGTGAAAGGCGGCGAGCAGAcgaagatggaggagggggaggtgttTGCCATCGAGACCTTCGGTTCCACTGGTCGCGGCTTCGTGAACGAGGATTTGGAGTGCTCCCACTACATGATGCGACCCGGAGCGGAGGTGATGCAGTTGCGCTCggagaaggcgcagcagctgctgaagcacATCCACAAGTCGTACAGCACGTTGGCGTTCTGCCGCAAATGGCTCGACCGCGACGGCTTCGATCGTCACCTCATGAACCTGAACCGCCTGGTCGATGAGGGCGCCGTGAACAAGTACCCGCCGCTGGTGGACGTCAAGGGCAGCTATACAGCTCAATATGAGCACACCATCTACCTCGGCCCAACCGCGAAGGAAATTCTTTCCAAGGGAAGCGACTACTAG